GGTCCGGGTCGTCATCCACGATGTAGTAGAGATCCGGCTCGAGCGAGGGAATGGTGGCCGGGAGGGGCTCCACGGCGGTGCGCACCCAGGAGGCCATCGTCTCGCGGATGCCGGCCCAGCGGGCGGCGTTGAGCAGGGAGAGCGGAGTGGGGGAGGAGAGCCCCAGCACACCGCCGCCGCCCATGCCGCCCGAGGTGCCGCGGGTGCGAGCGGCGAGGAAGGCCTGGGGCGCGCGGCGGCCGGCGCGGCGCAGCCAGGAGATGGAGCGAGCGCCCGCGGCCGAGTCCTCGAGCATCTCGTGCAGGCCCTCGCGCACGTAGCGGCGCTCCAGGGCGGGGCCCTCGAGTCCGGCGTCCAGCAGCGCCACGGCGGCGCGGCTGCAGGAGGCCAGCGTCTCGGACAGGCCGAGCTGCAGCGGGTGGCCGAACGCCGCCGCGCCCACCGCGAGCTGTCCGGGGGCCACGAGCGTGCGGCCCGGACCGTAGGGCAGCCGCGTCGTCTCCAGCGCGGCGAGCTCGAAACCTTCCTCCACCAGCCCGTCGCGGGCGGCCATCATCAGCACCTGGCACAGGTCCGCCGGAGTCACCGCGGCCCCGAAGGCCAGCGCGTACACCGAATGCGCACCGGGCAGCAGCAGCAGCCCATCCACCGAGGCCATGGGCGAGAGCCACAGCCGCGCGAGCGGCGCCACGGACAGCCGGGGCGAGGCGTGCCGCAGCCGCGCCTGCACCGCGGCGATGGTGGGCGCGGGCTTGAAGCCCGGGAAGAAGGCATCACCCATGGAGGGCCCGGCGCCCGTGGCGAGGGCCACCGCGTGGAAGCGCTCGCCGCTGCCCTGGGCTCTCACGACGAGCGGGCCGCTCTTGCGCACGGCGGCGGGAGCATCCGGCGCCGAGGGCTGGTTCTCCACCCGCTCCACGTGCCGGGGCACGAAGCGCGCGCCCTGCGCGGTGGCGGCGCCCGCGAGCACCTCCCGCACCAGCGCGAGTCCCCCCTGGCCCTGGGGCCACGCGTCCACGACCCACAGGCCGCCGGGCGTCGAGGGCAGCACCTCGCGGTTGCCCTGGGAGAGGATCTCCACCCCGCGCAGCTCATGGGCGCGCCACTCGGGGGGCACGCGGCAGCCGAGCGCGGCGAGCCGGGAGCGGCACTCGGGCGTCAGCAGGGCGGGTGGGGCGATGCTGTCCGGCTCTCCGCTCTCGTACACCCGGACGTCGAGTGCACAGCCGCGGGCCCTCCCGTTGAAGAGCAACGAGGCGGCCAGTCCCGCGCCGGCGATTCCACCCCCCACGATGGCCACCCTCGAACCGCTCGCCAGCTTGCTCCCGTTCATCCGCGCCCTCACTCCACCGTCCATCGGTCCTCTGGGGGTTTCTGGTTGTCAGTGCCGCTGAACCTTGGGGGGCGGCATCTCGGTCGCCCCGTACACCACGACCCGATCGCGGCCCTCGCGCTTGGCCTCGTAGAGCGCCGCGTCCGCCGCCCTGAGCAGGGCCTCGGTGCTCTCCTTGGGCTGCGCGGTCGAGTGATCCGCGATCCCCACGCTCACGCTCAGTCCGAAGGGAGCCGGCCGCCCGTCGCTGCGCGTCACCTTCACGGTGCGCAGTCCGGCGCGGATCCGCTCGGCGAACACCGCCGCCTCGGCCGCCGTCTGGTGGGGCAGCAGCGCGACGAACTCATCGCCGCCGAAGCGGGCCGCGAAGTCCACCTCGCGCAGGTTGGTGCGCAGGTGGCTGGCGAGCGCCAGGATGGCCCGGTTGCCCACGTCGTGGCCCATGCCGTCGTTGATGGCCTTGAGGTGATCCAGATCGATCACCACCACCGACATCGGGTACTGGTAGCGGTTGGCGCGCTTGAACTCCTCTTCCAGCCGCAGCGACAGCGCCCGGAAGTTGGCCAGGCCCGTGAGGGCGTCCGTCTGGGCCAGCACCTGGAGCCGATGCTGCTGCTCGCTCTGGCGCAGGGCCCTGTCGATGCGGGCCATCAGCTCGCGGGCGCTGGCCGGCTTGTGGACGAAGTCCACGGCGCCCATCTCCAGGCACTTCTCCAGCGTGGCCTCGTCCGAGTCGCCGGTGAGGAAGATGACGGGCACGGACTCGGTCGCCTTGTCGTGCTGCAGGGACTCGAGCACCGCCAGGCCGTCCTCCTGGTCCAGGAAGCGATCCAGCAGCACCAGATCCGGGTGCCGCTCGCGGGCGAGCACCAGGCCTGACTGGCCGTCGCTGGCGCCCAGGACATCGAACCGGGCGGCGAGCAGCTCCACCAGGCTGTCGCGTGTACCCGGGTCGTCCTCCACGACCAGGATCAGGGCCCTCTCACTGGGGCGCTCGTGCCGTTCCATGGTCCGCTCCACTTCCCGCGTCTGCCTGGTAATGGCAGGCCGAAAGTCTCGAGTGCCACGCCCGCTGGAGGGTGAACCCTCCCGCCCATCCTCCTCCGCCGCCCACGGCGCGCACCCCACGTCCTCCTCCGCCTTCACCCGAGACCCCCGGCTGCCAAATCCGCTGTCTCCACCACTTCGCCAGGCCGCCCGGGCCCGATCATGGGTCAGACCAGGAGCAAGGGCCGTGCCCCTCTTCACGGCGACAGAGGGGGGAGTGATTCCAGGGACTTGCGGCAGCCGTCTCGGGAGAAGGCGCCCCCGACTAGGCAAGAGTTGCAGCGTTCCCGGTTATCCCACCAGTAGGAATTCCCGGGAGGCGGGGATCAGCGTCGGGGGGTGAACTGAACGCGCCGGCCCCCGCCGCCGCCCAGCATCTGGGGCGGAGGCGCCTCCAGACCGAACTGCCACCACATGGGCTCATACGGCTTCATCTTGAGCTTCTTGTCGTTCTGCAGCGCCGACAGGCTGTTCTTGAGCTTCTCGTCGGAGGGGTTGGCCTCCACGCCGCGCCCCAGCACCCGGAGGGCCTCTTCCTTCTCCTTGTTCTGCACGAGGCACCAGGCGTACACGGCCCAGATGAGGGGCTCCTTCTTGCCGGCCGTGACGGCGGCCTCGAAGGACTGCTTCATGGAGCCGAAGTCCTTGCGCTGGTAGTGCAGGGCGCCCTGCATGGCCTTGGCCATGTAGTTGCGCGGGCTGGCCTTGGCGAAGTGCGCCTGCGCCCCGTCCAGATCCTTGGACATGTACTTGAGCATGCCGATCTGCGAGTGGATCTCCGGCCCCACCATGAACTGCCACTTGTCGTAGGAGAGCCCGCTCTCGAGCATCTTGATGGCCCGCTCGACACGCGCCTGGGCTTCCTTCTGGCTGGTGGGCTGCCCCTGGAGCTCCTTCTGGACGGAGCCCATGAGGACCTGAAGCTGGTTGCCGATCCGCCGGGCGAGCACCAGGTAGGTCACCGCGAAGGCGATGGTGCCGGGAATGATGCCGGCCCAGATGGAGCCGATACCGGAGAGCTTGATACCGAGGGTGATGACGAGACCCACACCCAGGGCGATGAGAAGGTTGTACATGGCGCCCGTTTATCCATCAGTGTGTAGGACCGCAATCTTCAGATGCGTCCGGGCGG
The sequence above is drawn from the Archangium gephyra genome and encodes:
- a CDS encoding response regulator codes for the protein MNGSKLASGSRVAIVGGGIAGAGLAASLLFNGRARGCALDVRVYESGEPDSIAPPALLTPECRSRLAALGCRVPPEWRAHELRGVEILSQGNREVLPSTPGGLWVVDAWPQGQGGLALVREVLAGAATAQGARFVPRHVERVENQPSAPDAPAAVRKSGPLVVRAQGSGERFHAVALATGAGPSMGDAFFPGFKPAPTIAAVQARLRHASPRLSVAPLARLWLSPMASVDGLLLLPGAHSVYALAFGAAVTPADLCQVLMMAARDGLVEEGFELAALETTRLPYGPGRTLVAPGQLAVGAAAFGHPLQLGLSETLASCSRAAVALLDAGLEGPALERRYVREGLHEMLEDSAAGARSISWLRRAGRRAPQAFLAARTRGTSGGMGGGGVLGLSSPTPLSLLNAARWAGIRETMASWVRTAVEPLPATIPSLEPDLYYIVDDDPDQREAMTQLLESTGARVVAFADELALFCAVARRPPTAILLDVVLHWVDGLRLCEGLKQHPLTRDTRVLVMSGLNRPHVRQRALDAGAEAFLPKPVEPERLLRQLLGHVPTSTQVSPSGRSAESDGVSDETGRYAS
- a CDS encoding diguanylate cyclase, whose amino-acid sequence is MERHERPSERALILVVEDDPGTRDSLVELLAARFDVLGASDGQSGLVLARERHPDLVLLDRFLDQEDGLAVLESLQHDKATESVPVIFLTGDSDEATLEKCLEMGAVDFVHKPASARELMARIDRALRQSEQQHRLQVLAQTDALTGLANFRALSLRLEEEFKRANRYQYPMSVVVIDLDHLKAINDGMGHDVGNRAILALASHLRTNLREVDFAARFGGDEFVALLPHQTAAEAAVFAERIRAGLRTVKVTRSDGRPAPFGLSVSVGIADHSTAQPKESTEALLRAADAALYEAKREGRDRVVVYGATEMPPPKVQRH
- a CDS encoding tetratricopeptide repeat protein, yielding MYNLLIALGVGLVITLGIKLSGIGSIWAGIIPGTIAFAVTYLVLARRIGNQLQVLMGSVQKELQGQPTSQKEAQARVERAIKMLESGLSYDKWQFMVGPEIHSQIGMLKYMSKDLDGAQAHFAKASPRNYMAKAMQGALHYQRKDFGSMKQSFEAAVTAGKKEPLIWAVYAWCLVQNKEKEEALRVLGRGVEANPSDEKLKNSLSALQNDKKLKMKPYEPMWWQFGLEAPPPQMLGGGGGRRVQFTPRR